In Lycium ferocissimum isolate CSIRO_LF1 chromosome 11, AGI_CSIRO_Lferr_CH_V1, whole genome shotgun sequence, a single genomic region encodes these proteins:
- the LOC132037057 gene encoding LOW QUALITY PROTEIN: probable carboxylesterase 16 (The sequence of the model RefSeq protein was modified relative to this genomic sequence to represent the inferred CDS: deleted 1 base in 1 codon): protein MPSVAVKLYSVFFKFMLKHRLQNRIQIQIDHNTNNGSFGVTSRPNEESIVSPNPLFIDGVATKDLHVDPGSSVSIRIFLPETCLNSPDSDSKSKSRVRVSTRPGSGSGSDPNQGFPRRNSYGCYTTDNVIEKEKNNGGFNNHRRSSVGCSNGADDDDFGLSKKPDQNGVLYRGYSPGGGKKGVLRKLPVMLQFHGGGFVSGSNDSVANDLFCRRISKLCDVIVLAVGYRLAPEDRYPAAFEDGLKVLHWLAKQANLAECSKSVGVGGKRGGGGTELRKSSDAYGHIADAFGASLVEPWLAAHGDPSRCVLLGVSCGGNIADYVARKAVEAGKLLDPVKVVAQVLMYPFFIGSVPTHSEIKLANSYFYDKALCTLAWKLFLPEGEFDLDHPAANPLTPNRGPPLKRMPPTLTIIAEHDWMRDRAIAYSEELRKVNVDAPVLEYKDAVHEFATLDMLLKTPQAQACAEDIAIWVKKYISLRGHEFSY, encoded by the exons ATGCCAAGTGTAGCTGTGAAATTATACagtgttttcttcaaattcatGTTAAAACATCGTTTACAAAACCGAATTCAAATCCAAATTGACCACAATACTAATAACGGGTCATTTGGTGTTACATCTCGGCCCAATGAAGAATCAATTGTTTCCCCAAATCCATTATTCATTGATGGTGTTGCCACTAAAGACTTACACGTGGATCCCGGGTCATCCGTTTCTATTCGGATCTTCCTACCCGAAACCTGCCTAAATTCCCCTGATTCTGATTCAAAATCGAAATCTAGGGTTAGGGTTTCGACCCGACCCGGATCCGGATCCGGATCCGACCCGAATCAGGGTTTCCCACGTCGAAACAGTTATGGGTGTTATACTACTGATAATGTGATTGAGAAAGAGAAGAATAATGGTGGGTTTAATAATCATAGGAGAAGTAGTGTTGGTTGTAGTAATGGtgctgatgatgatgatttcggGTTATCGAAAAAACCTGATCAAAATGGGGTTTTATATAGAGGGTATTCACCAGGTGGCGgtaaaaaaggggttttaagGAAATTGCCAGTTATGTTGCAGTTTCATGGTGGAGGTTTTGTGAGTGGGAGTAATGATTCGGTTGCGAATGATTTGTTTTGTAGAAGGATATCGAAACTGTGTGATGTTATCGTTTTAGCTGTGGGGTATAGGTTAGCGCCTGAGGATCGGTATCCAGCTGCGTTTGAGGATGGATTAAAGGTGCTACATTGGTTAGCGAAACAGGCGAATTTAGCTGAGTGTAGTAAGTcggttggggtgggg gggaAGCGGGGTGGCGGAGGGACGGAGTTGAGGAAATCGTCTGATGCTTATGGGCATATAGCTGATGCGTTTGGAGCGTCGTTGGTGGAGCCTTGGTTGGCTGCTCATGGAGATCCATCGAG GTGTGTCCTCCTAGGAGTGAGTTGTGGGGGAAATATAGCTGATTATGTGGCTCGGAAAGCTGTAGAGGCAGGTAAGCTTTTGGATCCAGTGAAAGTGGTGGCACAGGTTTTAATGTATCCTTTTTTCATTGGAAGTGTTCCAACACATTCCGAGATTAAGCTAGCAAATTCCTATTTCTATGACAAGGCCTTGTGCACTCTTGCATGGAAATTATTTTTACCTGAAGGGGAGTTTGACTTGGACCATCCTGCTGCTAACCCTCTTACCCCTAATAGAGGACCTCCATTAAAACGAATGCCCCCAACACTGACAATTATAGCAGAACACGACTGGATGAGAGACCGGGCCATTGCTTATTCAGAAGAACTACGGAAGGTAAACGTTGATGCTCCTGTTCTCGAGTACAAGGATGCAGTTCATGAGTTTGCAACTCTTGATATGCTTCTTAAGACCCCTCAAGCTCAGGCTTGTGCCGAGGACATTGCTATTTGGGTTAAGAAATATATTTCGCTTCGTGGTCATGAGTTCTCATATTGA
- the LOC132037055 gene encoding serine/threonine protein phosphatase 2A 57 kDa regulatory subunit B' theta isoform-like, protein MMKQILSKLPRKPSSKSAENRDGGISTFPSNASTSSPFGNGDGLPLDVNNEVNGTDSLYEALPSFRDVPNSDKQNLFIKKLNLCCVLFDFTEPMKDLKEKDIKRQTLVELVDYVTSADGKFTETVVQETVKMVSLNLFRSRGPQPHENKLLEALILEEDEPLMDPTWPHVQIVYELLLRFVASPETDPKLAKRYIDHAFVIKILDLFDSDDPREREYLKTVLHRMYGKFMVHRPFIRKSINHIFYRSIFETEKHNGIAELLEILGSIINGFALPLKEEHKLFLVRALIPLHKPKSIQMYHQQLSYCITQFLEKDCKLADTVIRGLLKYWPITNSSKEVMFLGELEEVLEATQPQEFQRFMVPLFRQMSLCLSSSHFQVAERSLFLWNNHHVENLIRQNRKVILPIIFPSLEKNARGHWNHAVKSFTLNVRKIFSDIDAELFEGCLQKFEEDQAREEETKLKRETTWKRLEEIAALNATSNELVLVS, encoded by the exons ATGATGAAACAGATACTCAGTAAGCTTCCTAGGAAGCCGTCTTCTAAGTCAGCTGAAAATCGTGATGGAGGAATTTCGACATTTCCCTCAAATGCTTCAACTAGTTCTCCGTTTGGGAATGGAGATGGACTTCCCCTGGATGTAAATAATGAGGTGAATGGAACAGATTCCCTGTATGAGGCGTTGCCTAGTTTTAGAGATGTACCAAATTCTGATAAACAAAACTTGTTCATCAAAAAGCTGAACTTATGTTGTGTCTTGTTTGACTTTACTGAACCTATGAAagatttgaaggaaaaagaCATCAAGCGACAGACCTTGGTGGAGCTAGTTGATTATGTTACTTCTGCAGATGGGAAATTCACGGAAACTGTCGTACAAGAAACAGTTAAAATGGTGTCGTTAAACTTATTCAGGTCTCGTGGTCCTCAACCTCATGAAAACAAACTATTGGAAGCTCTTATCCTGGAAGAAGACGAACCCTTGATGGACCCCACATGGCCACACGTGCAAATTGTGTATGAGTTGCTTCTCCGGTTCGTGGCATCACCGGAGACGGATCCAAAATTGGCTAAGCGATACATTGACCACGCATTTGTTATCAAAATATTAGATCTCTTTGATTCCGATGATCCAAGAGAAAGGGAGTACTTAAAAACTGTACTGCACCGAATGTACGGAAAGTTCATGGTGCACCGCCCGTTCATAAGGAAATCAATCAACCACATATTTTACAGGTCTATTTTTGAAACTGAGAAGCATAATGGAATAGCAGAACTCTTAGAAATTTTGGGAAGTATAATTAATGGATTTGCTCTGCCATTGAAGGAAGAGCACAAATTGTTCCTCGTTCGAGCTCTTATTCCGCTTCATAAACCAAAGAGTATACAAATGTATCATCAGCAGTTATCTTACTGCATAACacaatttttagaaaaagacTGCAAGCTTGCTGATACTGTTATAAGAGGTTTGTTGAAATACTGGCCAATCACAAACAGTTCAAAGGAGGTAATGTTCTTAGGTGAACTTGAGGAGGTATTAGAAGCAACTCAGCCACAAGAATTCCAGCGTTTTATGGTTCCATTGTTTCGTCAAATGAGCCTTTGTTTGAGCAGCTCACACTTTCAG GTGGCTGAGAGGTCTTTGTTCCTGTGGAACAATCATCATGTTGAGAACCTAATCAGACAAAATCGTAAAGTTATACTGCCAATAATCTTCCCTTCCTTGGAGAAGAATGCTAGAGGCCACTGGAATCATGCAGTAAAAAGTTTTACATTAAACGTTCGCAAAATTTTCTCCGACATCGATGCTGAACTCTTCGAAGGGTGCTTGCAGAAATTCGAAGAGGATCAGGCCCGGGAAGAAGAGACAAAATTGAAACGTGAGACTACATGGAAAAGATTAGAAGAAATCGCTGCATTGAATGCTACAAGCAATGAGTTAGTGCTAGTTTCTTGA
- the LOC132035828 gene encoding uncharacterized protein LOC132035828, translating into MPPNYLPLRWESTGDQWWYASPIDWAAANGHYDLVHELLRLDGNHLIKLTSLRRIRRLESVWDDEEQFDDVARCRSQVARKLLLECETTKRGKNSLLRAGYGGWLLYTAASAGDTDFVRELLEKDPLLVFGEGEYGVTDILYAAARSKNCDVFKVVFDFAVSPRFIARGDRGLEEQIGEIPSAYKWEMMNRAIHAAARGGNLEILKELLADCSDDILAYRDIQGATLLHTAAGKGQIEVVKYLLKSSDIISSIDNQGNTALHVAASRGQLAVVEALIVASPSSVYSKNNAGETFFHVAISGFQTPYFRRLDHQIDLMKQLVCGKNFDIEEIINAENNDGRTALHLAVIGNIHSELVELLMTVRSINVNTRDGDGMTPLDILRQRPRSASSELLAKHLISAGGIFSHHDYSARRVVASHLKMQNINSSPGTSFRISDTEIFLYTGIEHSSDGNRNAERTRHYASPDSCCSRNGKKSGSANDAAEKLKRFFHWPKIKKRDGKSLEILADQSSASNADAAPVPLRERYSKPSSIPSHKRALSVSSNLPSPTAKKKFASGLVNGVMQAIPHLSLPRRSSRASSFSISSLSSRSSLDKQKAIVIETELAGPSCSYQAEGAPSDSRYKQRVGHKRSVNQYLCFGASGRPVKASSSGMQPYEIYERSVLATS; encoded by the exons atgcctccaaattaCTTACCTCTTCGGTGGGAGAGTACTGGGGACCAATGGTGGTATGCTTCCCCAATTGACTGGGCAGCTGCAAATGGTCACTATGATTTGGTGCATGAGCTTCTTCGCTTAGATGGCAACCATCTTATCAAGCTCACTTCACTACGTAGGATCAGACGGCTCGAGTCTGTTTGGGATGATGAAGAACAATTTGATGACGTGGCTAGATGCCGGTCACAAGTAGCAAGGAAGTTGCTACTTGAATGTGAAACAACCAAGAGGGGGAAAAATTCGCTACTTAGAGCTGGCTATGGTGGATGGCTTTTATATACTGCTGCCTCTGCCGGAGACACGGATTTTGTTCGAGAGTTGCTCGAAAAAGACCCCCTTTTGGTGTTTGGAGAAGGGGAGTATGGTGTCACTGACATATTATATGCTGCAGCTAGGAGTAAAAATTGCGACGTGTTTAAGGTTGTGTTTGATTTTGCTGTATCTCCGAGGTTTATAGCGCGCGGTGATAGGGGATTGGAGGAACAGATTGGGGAGATTCCATCTGCTTATAAGTGGGAGATGATGAATAGAGCTATTCATGCAGCTGCTAGAGGAGGCAATTTGGAGATACTGAAGGAGCTTCTTGCTGACTGCTCGGATGATATATTGGCTTACCGAGACATTCAGGGTGCAACTCTCTTACATACGGCTGCTGGCAAAGGCCAGATTGAG GTTGTCAAATATCTTTTGAAAAGTTCTGATATTATCAGCTCCATAGACAACCAAGGCAACACTGCACTACACGTGGCTGCTTCGAGGGGCCAATTAGCTGTTGTTGAAGCTCTCATTGTTGCTTCACCTTCATCGGTCTATTCAAAAAACAATGCCGGAGAAACATTTTTTCATGTTGCCATATCTGGTTTCCAAACTCCTTATTTCCGCAGATTGGACCATCAAATCGATCTCATGAAGCAATTGGTTTGTGGAAAAAATTTCGACATCGAAGAAATCATTAACGCTGAAAACAATGACGGTAGAACTGCTCTTCATTTAGCTGTCATTGGAAATATTCATTCTGAACTTGTGGAATTACTTATGACTGTCCGGTCTATTAATGTCAATACTCGTGATGGGGATGGAATGACACCACTCGATATTTTAAGGCAGCGACCACGCTCTGCTTCATCAGAACTACTTGCAAAACATTTGATCTCTGCAGGGGGAATTTTTAGTCATCACGATTATTCTGCAAGGAGAGTTGTTGCATCCCATTTAAAGATGCAAAATATAAATAGCAGTCCAGGAACTTCTTTTAGAATCTCTGATACCGAAATATTCTTATACACGGGCATTGAGCATTCATCAGATGGCAATAGAAACGCTGAGCGGACTCGTCACTACGCGAGTCCTGATAGCTGTTGTTCTAGAAATGGCAAGAAATCTGGTTCTGCAAATGATGCAGCAGAAAAGCTGAAACGCTTCTTCCATTGGccaaaaattaagaaaagagATGGTAAGAGTCTCGAGATATTGGCGGATCAAAGTTCTGCGAGTAATGCTGATGCGGCACCGGTCCCTCTTCGAGAAAGGTACTCCAAGCCCTCATCAATCCCAAGCCACAAACGGGCGCTCTCTGTTAGTAgtaaccttccaagtccaacgGCAAAGAAGAAATTCGCTTCAGGGCTAGTAAACGGTGTCATGCAGGCCATACCACATCTTAGCCTCCCTCGTAGGTCGTCTCGTGCTAGTTCATTCTCGATTTCATCATTGTCTTCACGCAGTTCTTTGGACAAACAAAAAGCAATCGTGATTGAGACCGAGCTTGCTGGACCTTCTTGTTCTTATCAGGCAGAGGGTGCACCATCAGACTCGAGATACAAACAAAGAGTGGGACATAAAAGGTCGGTAAACCAATATCTGTGTTTTGGTGCTTCAGGACGACCTGTCAAGGCCTCTTCAAGTGGGATGCAGCCATATGAAATTTATGAGCGGTCCGTTCTAGCCACATCTTAA